The following coding sequences are from one Saccharomyces cerevisiae S288C chromosome X, complete sequence window:
- the KHA1 gene encoding Kha1p (Putative K+/H+ antiporter; involved in intracellular cation homeostasis; promotes copper binding to Fet3p multicopper oxidase; localized to Golgi vesicles and detected in highly purified mitochondria in high-throughput studies) has protein sequence MANTVGGILSGVNPFHYNSSSPLTLFLFQACLILLVCNLIHIPFSMMRQPKVISEVISGVILGPTIFGQIPNYTNTIFPTSSIPGLNLVANLGIILFMFFLGLEVDIAFIKKHLKKALVIGIVTLAVPFGFGCLLAIPLFHTYANKTEGERHIKFSVFMVFIAVSISVTAFPVLCRILNELRLIKDRAGIVVLAAGIINDIMGWILLALSIILSSAEGSPVNTVYILLITFAWFLIYFFPLKYLLRWVLIRTHELDRSKPSPLATMCILFIMFISAYFTDIIGVHPIFGAFIAGLVVPRDDHYVVKLTERMEDIPNIVFIPIYFAVAGLNVDLTLLNEGRDWGYVFATIGIAIFTKIISGTLTAKLTGLFWREATAAGVLMSCKGIVEIVVLTVGLNAGIISRKIFGMFVLMALVSTFVTTPLTQLVYPDSYRDGVRKSLSTPAEDDGAADGLDSEGVDKTEINTQLNSLADVSKYRIGELTTVINTTEAISPSLKLLNYLSLGVSPKPKNNKHKNETSLSRMTTATDSTLKSNTFKIKKMVHIWSKSVDDVDTNLSVIDEKLTPFEGVGALRAIHLRLLTERTTDLLQSSSLYNDDPHFTANTDSLLQIFDIFSNLSKIPFSSEVIFSTMREKAANIATMKMDSTDLILLPLKGASYEYRGSPVFIDEKYANFDHIYSHLLGLNELSSTFFKSIFQSLKANFAVQISNTYGRLNADRFKRKRFNLLLPKPYLTQSDYLGLYLLLLICYRDGYNNDNASCSIFINSKNIDFAKDLSTAFAEHDWLNESTIKIVDIPFETKVPEEAIEKPSFIETVLDVGLSDTALADIEETTFIIGEDLPDESEPFSEEVRTVIFEGSNRRFDTLIVHHFSSE, from the coding sequence ATGGCAAACACTGTAGGAGGAATTCTGTCGGGTGTAAATCCGTTCCACTACAACTCCAGTTCGCCGCTTACAttatttctctttcaaGCATGTCTCATACTACTGGTATGCAATTTAATTCACATTCCCTTTTCAATGATGAGGCAGCCTAAAGTCATTTCAGAAGTTATATCTGGTGTTATTTTGGGGCCTACTATATTTGGTCAAATTCCAAACTATACAAACACAATTTTCCCTACATCATCGATCCCGGGGCTAAATTTAGTGGCGAATTTGGGAATAATACtgtttatgttttttttaggTTTAGAAGTGGATATTGCTTTCATCAAGAAACACCTAAAGAAAGCACTCGTGATAGGTATAGTCACTTTAGCAGTGCCATTCGGTTTTGGTTGTCTGCTGGCGATTCCTTTATTTCACACTTATGCAAACAAAACAGAAGGCGAAAGGCATATTAAATTCTCTGTCTTCATGGTATTTATAGCTGTTTCCATCTCCGTTACGGCTTTTCCAGTTTTATGTCGTATTTTAAATGAATTGCGCTTGATCAAGGATAGAGCAGGTATCGTTGTCCTTGCGGCGGGTATCATTAACGATATAATGGGATGGATTTTGTTAGCATTAAGTATTATTCTTTCTAGTGCAGAAGGGAGCCCTGTCAATACCGTTTATATTCTGCTTATCACGTTTGCATGGTTTttgatttatttctttcccTTAAAATACCTATTAAGATGGGTGCTCATAAGGACCCATGAATTGGACAGAAGCAAGCCTTCACCGTTGGCAACGATGTGCATTCTATTCATCATGTTCATTTCTGCTTATTTTACGGATATTATTGGAGTTCATCCTATTTTTGGCGCCTTCATTGCTGGCTTAGTAGTTCCTAGAGATGATCACTACGTTGTTAAATTAACAGAAAGGATGGAAGATATTCCTAACATTGTTTTCATTCCAATCTACTTTGCTGTTGCAGGATTAAATGTCGATTTGACTCTATTAAATGAGGGAAGAGATTGGGGCTATGTTTTCGCCACAATCGGCATCGCCATTTTCACCAAAATTATTTCAGGTACTCTTACAGCTAAACTTACTGGCTTATTTTGGAGAGAAGCCACTGCAGCCGGTGTTTTGATGTCATGCAAAGGTATCGTTGAAATCGTTGTCTTAACTGTTGGTTTGAATGCGGGCATTATCAgtagaaaaatatttggtatGTTTGTGTTGATGGCATTAGTTTCTACTTTTGTCACTACTCCTCTGACTCAGCTTGTTTACCCAGATTCATACCGGGATGGTGTTCGCAAATCCTTATCTACACCTGCAGAAGATGATGGTGCAGCAGATGGTCTCGATTCTGAGGGTGTGGACAAGACTGAAATTAACACTCAACTTAATTCATTGGCAGATGTTAGCAAATATAGAATTGGTGAACTGACCACGGTGATAAACACTACAGAAGCGATCTCTCCATCTCTAAAGCTGCTAAATTACCTGTCTTTAGGGGTATCTCCCAAGCCTAAGAATAATAAACATAAGAACGAAACCTCCTTGAGCAGAATGACAACAGCTACTGATTCCACATTGAAATCTAACacattcaaaataaaaaagatggTTCATATCTGGTCTAAAAGCGTTGACGATGTGGATACCAATTTAAGTGTTatagatgaaaaattgacCCCGTTTGAGGGAGTCGGTGCATTGAGGGCCATTCATTTACGATTGCTCACTGAACGGACAACTGATCTGCTGCAATCATCTTCTCTATATAATGATGATCCCCACTTTACCGCAAATACAGATTCACTATTacaaatttttgatatattttcAAACCTGAGCAAAATACCATTTTCAAGTGAAGTCATATTTTCTACAATGCGTGAAAAGGCAGCTAATATAGCGACGATGAAAATGGATTCCACAGATCTGATCTTATTGCCATTAAAAGGGGCCTCGTATGAGTATAGAGGGAGCCCAGTCTtcattgatgaaaaatacGCAAACTTTGATCACATTTATTCTCATCTCCTAGGTCTGAATgaactatcatctactttCTTCAAGTCTATTTTCCAGTCACTCAAGGCAAATTTTGCCgttcaaatttcaaataccTATGGCAGATTAAATGCTGATCGCTTTAAGAGGAAACGGTTCAATTTATTACTTCCAAAACCATACCTGACACAATCCGATTATCTTGGACTATATCTTCTCTTATTGATATGCTATAGAGATGGctataataatgataatgcATCCTGTAGTATATTTATTAACAGCAAGAATATTGATTTCGCAAAAGATTTGTCAACTGCATTTGCTGAGCATGACTGGCTAAACGAATCTACCATTAAAATTGTGGATATCCCCTTTGAAACGAAAGTTCCAGAAGAAGCAATTGAAAAGCCGTCCTTTATAGAGACTGTGCTTGATGTTGGTTTATCAGATACTGCTTTAGCTGATATAGAGGAGACTACCTTTATTATTGGAGAGGACCTTCCTGATGAAAGTGAGCCCTTCAGCGAAGAGGTGAGGACTGTAATATTTGAAGGGTCGAATCGTCGTTTTGACACCCTTATTGTGCACCATTTTTCGTCTGAATAA
- the TOK1 gene encoding Tok1p (Outward-rectifier potassium channel of the plasma membrane; has two pore domains in tandem, each of which forms a functional channel permeable to potassium; carboxy tail functions to prevent inner gate closures; target of K1 toxin) produces MTRFMNSFAKQTLGYGNMATVEQESSAQAVDSHSNNTPKQAKGVLAEELKDALRFRDERVSIINAEPSSTLFVFWFVVSCYFPVITACLGPVANTISIACVVEKWRSLKNNSVVTNPRSNDTDVLMNQVKTVFDPPGIFAVNIISLVLGFTSNIILMLHFSKKLTYLKSQLINITGWTIAGGMLLVDVIVCSLNDMPSIYSKTIGFWFACISSGLYLVCTIILTIHFIGYKLGKYPPTFNLLPNERSIMAYTVLLSLWLIWGAGMFSGLLHITYGNALYFCTVSLLTVGLGDILPKSVGAKIMVLIFSLSGVVLMGLIVFMTRSIIQKSSGPIFFFHRVEKGRSKSWKHYMDSSKNLSEREAFDLMKCIRQTASRKQHWFSLSVTIAIFMAFWLLGALVFKFAENWSYFNCIYFCFLCLLTIGYGDYAPRTGAGRAFFVIWALGAVPLMGAILSTVGDLLFDISTSLDIKIGESFNNKVKSIVFNGRQRALSFMVNTGEIFEESDTADGDLEENTTSSQSSQISEFNDNNSEENDSGVTSPPASLQESFSSLSKASSPEGILPLEYVSSAEYALQDSGTCNLRNLQELLKAVKKLHRICLADKDYTLSFSDWSYIHKLHLRNITDIEEYTRGPEFWISPDTPLKFPLNEPHFAFMMLFKNIEELVGNLVEDEELYKVISKRKFLGEHRKTL; encoded by the coding sequence atgaCAAGGTTCATGAACAGCTTTGCCAAACAAACGCTGGGATATGGCAATATGGCGACAGTGGAGCAAGAGAGCTCAGCTCAGGCTGTTGATTCTCATTCAAACAACACACCGAAGCAAGCTAAGGGTGTTCTTGCAGAGGAACTAAAGGATGCATTGCGGTTCCGGGACGAAAGAGTTAGTATTATTAATGCAGAGCCTTCTTCAACACTGTTCGTCTTTTGGTTTGTGGTTTCATGCTATTTCCCTGTGATTACTGCCTGCTTGGGTCCCGTAGCTAACACTATCTCGATAGCCTGTGTAGTTGAAAAATGGAGATCCTTAAAGAACAACTCCGTGGTGACAAATCCACGAAGCAATGACACCGATGTTTTGATGAATCAAGTAAAGACAGTTTTTGATCCTCCTGGTATTTTTGCCGTTAATATCATCTCTTTGGTACTGGGTTTTACGTCAAATATTATACTAATGCTACATTTCAGTAAGAAGTTGACGTATCTTAAATCTCAGTTAATAAATATAACAGGATGGACAATAGCTGGAGGGATGCTTTTGGTGGACGTGATTGTATGCTCCTTGAATGACATGCCCAGCATCTACAGTAAGACTATCGGATTTTGGTTTGCCTGTATCAGTTCTGGTCTATATTTGGTATGCACCATTATTTTAACAATACATTTtattggatataaattAGGAAAATATCCTCCAACGTTCAACCTTTTGCCCAATGAAAGAAGTATCATGGCATACACTGTACTATTGTCTTTATGGTTGATTTGGGGTGCGGGTATGTTTAGCGGTTTATTGCACATCACTTACGGAAATGCATTATATTTCTGCACGGTATCATTATTAACCGTGGGACTAGGTGACATCCTGCCCAAGTCGGTTGGCGCCAAAATCATGGTTTTAATCTTTTCGCTATCTGGTGTTGTCTTGATGGGTTTAATAGTGTTTATGACAAGATCCATCATTCAAAAGTCCTCTGGcccaattttctttttccacaGAGTTGAAAAAGGCAGGTCCAAATCGTGGAAACATTATATGGATAGtagtaaaaatttatctGAAAGGGAAGCGTTCGACTTAATGAAGTGTATCCGACAAACGGCCTCAAGGAAGCAGCATTGGTTTTCTTTGTCGGTGACTATTGCAATTTTCATGGCTTTTTGGTTATTGGGAGCTCTTGTATTCAAATTCGCAGAAAATTGGTCGTACTTCAATTGTAtttacttttgtttcttgtGCTTATTAACCATTGGATACGGAGACTATGCTCCAAGGACTGGTGCAGGCCGTGCTTTTTTTGTGATTTGGGCGTTGGGAGCCGTGCCATTAATGGGGGCTATCCTATCTACAGTCGGTGATCTGTTGTTTGACATTTCCACTTCTCTGGATATTAAGATCGGTGAATCATTCAATAATAAAGTCAAGTCCATCGTTTTTAATGGGCGTCAAAGAGCACTTTCCTTTATGGTGAACACTGGAGAAATTTTCGAAGAATCTGACACAGCTGATGGTGATctggaagaaaatacaaCGAGCTCACAATCCAGTCAAATTTCTGAATTCAACGATAATAATTCAGAAGAGAATGATTCTGGAGTGACATCCCCTCCTGCAAGCCTGCAAgaatcattttcttcattatcaaaaGCATCTAGCCCAGAGGGAATACTTCCTCTAGAATATGTTTCTTCTGCTGAATATGCACTACAGGACTCGGGGACCTGTAATTTAAGGAACTTGCAAGAGCTACTTAAAGCCGTCAAAAAACTACATCGGATATGTCTGGCGGATAAAGATTACACACTTAGTTTTTCCGACTGGTCGTACATTCATAAACTACATTTGAGGAACATTACAGATATTGAGGAGTACACACGCGGACCCGAATTTTGGATATCACCTGATACGCCCCTCAAGTTCCCGTTAAATGAACCTCATTTTGCTTTTATGATGCTTTTCAAGAACATAGAAGAATTAGTTGGTAATCTAGTAGAAGACGAAGAGCTTTATAAAGTTAtaagcaaaagaaaatttttgggtGAGCATAGAAAGACACTTTGA
- the SRS2 gene encoding DNA helicase SRS2 (DNA helicase and DNA-dependent ATPase; role in DNA repair and checkpoint recovery, in the proper timing of commitment to meiotic recombination and the Meiosis I to II transition; blocks trinucleotide repeat expansion; affects genome stability; disassembles Rad51p nucleoprotein filaments during meiotic recombination; stimulates Mus81p-Mms4p endonuclease activity independent of catalytic activity; ATPase and ssDNA translocating motor activities inhibited by Dmc1p; functional homolog of human RTEL1), translating into MSSNNDLWLHLVSQLNTQQRAAALFDYTRGLQVIAGPGTGKTKVLTSRVAYLILHHHIHPRDIIVTTFTNKAANEMKERLQEMLRGAGVNISELLIGTFHSICLKILYRFGHLVDLQKDWRIIDEKEIDVILDDMIEKVPDQIRDYASSITRKVNLCMPSKNGDEWTIHPKLIKKQISKLKSNAILPEEYILDSNHDAALGYFYQIYQSELSKKNTLDFDDLLMYTFRLLTRVRVLSNIKHVLVDEFQDTNGIQLDLMFLFAKGNHHLSRGMTIVGDPDQSIYAFRNALAHNFLEMGRKCPIEYSTIILVENYRSSQKILNTSEILITQQNKGRQNRAPLRAQFDLDFPPVYMNFPAYFLEAPSLVRELLYLKALPNLFTFNDFAILVRQRRQIKRIESALIEHRIPYKIIRGHSFWDSKETRAMLNLLKLIFSPNDKHAILASLLYPARGLGPATGEKIKNALDTLATDVSCFQILKDISSKKIMLDIPTKGRSVIADFISMIENCQLLLQSTLLGGLSDLFDKLYELSGLKYEYLYKDGKKKNDQLEKSEPNLLNARHKNIELLKNYFLALLSKSESSDKEKNEAIKAATDEAEPIENKVITPKEYLRNFFNSLSLHSDAAEEEESESNKDAKIKREKNGFVTISTIHGAKGLEWPVVFIPGCEEGIIPCVFNDDKKDESEEDEEEDQENSKKDASPKKTRVLSVEDSIDEERRMFFVAQTRAKYLLYLSNTVTVEDVDRPRIASRFLTTDLIKAMSDSQKLFESTNSIKKLYRILNKKPPAEDDKLFSLDQLRKDYNQFIENRRERMIWQGIQMNDVYGIQLSRNKLLGSVSDFTSAADQLRLETQNSIFPQKKLIEKSRPSKINGNYAPKSRVKSPEKRYAPETTSFHSPTKKKVYAPQYVSTTNVPSRQEFHSSTGKNIPFLRREDRSITDISPRSSTRSLKGASPNKTSHMSDDLMRPSPTRKDKVTRNIHFATAGTFRIETQSNVDELHPPEYSNKSGQSLTSSEFSGFSSACSNSDQPTNLIEDINNELDLSDEELLNDISIERRRELLGSKKTKKIKPKTRNRKSKRGDKVKVEEVIDLKSEFEEDDSRNTTAAELLHNPDDTTVDNRPIISNAKFLADAAMKKTQKFSKKVKNEPASSQMDIFSQLSRAKKKSKLNNGEIIVID; encoded by the coding sequence ATGTCGTCGAACAATGATCTTTGGTTGCATTTAGTATCCCAGTTAAATACTCAACAGAGAGCAGCGGCCCTCTTTGATTACACTAGAGGGCTGCAGGTCATTGCCGGTCCCGGCACAGGGAAGACTAAGGTTTTAACTTCAAGAGTAGCGTATCTTATTCTGCACCACCATATTCATCCCCGCGATATTATAGTGACTACTTTCACTAACAAAGCTGCTAACGAAATGAAAGAGCGTTTGCAAGAAATGTTACGCGGGGCAGGCGTGAATATTTCGGAGCTCTTAATTGGTACTTTTCATAGTATTTGCCTGAAAATACTTTATAGATTTGGCCACTTGGTGGATCTACAGAAAGACTGGAGAATTATTGATGAGAAGGAAATAGATGTCATTTTAGATGATATGATCGAAAAAGTTCCCGACCAAATAAGGGATTATGCTTCCTCAATCACAAGGAAAGTAAATCTTTGTATGCCGAGTAAAAATGGAGATGAATGGACTATTCATCCGAAGCTGATCAAGAAACAGATATCAAAGCTAAAATCAAACGCAATATTACCTGAGGAATACATCTTAGATTCGAATCATGACGCCGCGCTTGGTTACTTTTACCAAATATACCAATCAGAGCtaagcaagaaaaatacgTTAGATTTTGATGACTTATTAATGTACACCTTTCGTTTGCTGACTAGAGTGCGTGTTTTATCCAACATAAAGCATGTTTTAGTTGACGAATTTCAAGATACTAACGGCATTCAATTGGACTtgatgtttctttttgctaAGGgaaatcatcatctttcGAGGGGGATGACCATCGTAGGTGATCCTGATCAAAGCATATATGCTTTCAGAAACGCCTTAGCGCACAACTTTCTAGAAATGGGCAGAAAATGTCCCATCGAGTACTCAACTATCATACTTGTTGAAAATTATCGTTCATCacaaaaaattctaaatACAAGCGAAATTTTAATAACGCAACAAAACAAAGGTCGGCAGAATAGGGCTCCACTCCGTGCCCAATTTGACCTGGATTTTCCACCAGTTTACATGAATTTCCCCGCTTACTTTTTGGAAGCACCTTCTTTAGTTCGGGAACTACTATATTTGAAGGCATTGCCAAACCTATTCACATTTAATGACTTTGCTATCCTAGTAAGACAACGAAGACAAATTAAAAGGATCGAAAGTGCATTAATAGAACATCGGATACCCTATAAAATTATTAGGGGCCACAGTTTCTGGGATTCCAAGGAAACAAGAGCGATGttaaatttattaaaattgatattttctccGAATGACAAACATGCAATTCTTGCTTCACTTTTATATCCAGCAAGGGGCCTTGGTCCTGCTACCGGTGAGAAGATTAAGAACGCATTGGACACGTTAGCTACCGATGTGTCATGTTTCCAAATATTGAAAGACATAAgtagtaaaaaaataatgctAGACATACCGACGAAAGGCCGTTCTGTGATTGCTGACTTCATTTCAATGATAGAAAATTGTCAATTGTTGCTCCAGAGCACTTTACTAGGGGGTCTTTCAGATTTATTTGATAAGCTATATGAATTATCAGGTCTGAAATACGAATACTTGTACAAGGatggtaagaaaaaaaatgatcaGCTTGAAAAATCCGAACCTAATTTATTAAACGCAAGACATAAGAATATtgaacttttgaaaaactattTCCTGGCTCTTCTTTCCAAGTCAGAATCTTcagataaagaaaaaaatgaagccATTAAAGCAGCAACAGATGAAGCCGAACCAATAGAGAACAAGGTCATCACTCCAAAAGAATACCTCcgtaatttcttcaattcaCTTTCCCTTCATTCTGATGCAGCTGAGGAGGAAGAGTCGGAATCCAATAAAGatgcaaaaataaaacgtGAGAAGAATGGGTTTGTCACGATATCTACAATTCACGGTGCCAAAGGTCTTGAGTGGCCGGTAGTTTTTATTCCTGGATGCGAAGAAGGTATAATTCCTTGTGTGTTCAACGATGATAAGAAAGACGAATCAGAGGAggacgaagaagaagatcaagaaaatagtAAGAAAGATGCAAGCCCAAAAAAGACTAGAGTTTTATCCGTGGAAGATTCTATAGATGAGGAAAGAAGAATGTTTTTTGTTGCACAGACTCGTGCAAAATACCTGTTGTACCTATCAAATACTGTAACTGTGGAAGATGTCGATAGACCAAGAATTGCAAGCCGATTTTTGACTACTGACTTGATAAAAGCCATGTCCGATAGccaaaaattatttgaaagtACGAATAGTATCAAAAAACTATACCGaattttgaacaaaaagcCGCCTGCTGAAGATGATAAACTATTCTCCCTTGACCAATTGCGCAAAGACTATAACcaattcattgaaaatagGAGAGAAAGGATGATTTGGCAAGGGATACAAATGAATGATGTCTATGGAATACAGTTGTCTAGAAATAAATTATTGGGTTCTGTTAGTGATTTCACGTCAGCTGCGGACCAGTTACGACTCGAAACGCAAAACTCTATATTCCCACAGAAGAaacttattgaaaaatcacGCCCATCCAAAATCAATGGCAATTACGCTCCTAAAAGTAGAGTTAAAAGTCCAGAAAAAAGGTACGCTCCAGAAACTACATCATTCCATTCTCctacaaagaaaaaggtgtATGCACCTCAATACGTTTCAACAACTAATGTACCTAGTAGGCAGGAGTTTCATTCTTCTACTGGGAAAAATATTCCTTTTCTGAGAAGAGAAGATAGGTCCATCACAGACATATCACCACGATCATCAACGAGGTCGTTAAAAGGAGCATCTCCAAATAAGACGAGCCACATGTCAGATGATTTAATGAGACCATCACCTACGAGGAAGGACAAAGTTACTCGTAATATTCATTTCGCAACTGCAGGAACTTTCAGAATAGAAACCCAGTCAAATGTTGATGAACTGCATCCTCCGGAATACTCCAATAAATCAGGGCAGTCGCTTACGTCGAGTGAATTTTCTGGGTTTTCTAGCGCGTGCAGTAATTCTGATCAGCCAACGAACTTAATAGAAGATATAAACAACGAATTAGATCTATCCGATGAGGAGTTATTAAATGACATATCAATAGAAAGGAGGAGAGAGCTTTTGGGCTCGAAAAagacgaaaaaaataaaaccaAAAACTCGAAATAGAAAGTCTAAGAGAGGTGACAAGGTTAAGGTGGAGGAAGTGATAGATTTGAAGAGTGAATTTGAGGAAGATGACAGCAGAAATACAACAGCTGCTGAGTTATTACATAATCCGGATGACACTACAGTTGACAATCGTCCAATAATCTCCAATGCTAAGTTTTTGGCTGACGCAGCAATGAAAAAGACACagaaattttccaaaaaggTGAAGAATG